In Argiope bruennichi chromosome X1, qqArgBrue1.1, whole genome shotgun sequence, a single window of DNA contains:
- the LOC129958081 gene encoding BRISC and BRCA1-A complex member 2-like isoform X1 — MTETEETSEKSTVRMDCETEQDWIMSMNLLKWVDECNMTEGETKEIVLTTVFAPHIQKHAQVLLTEPNIGLCRRQVEIFNPKPSFPSYDEEESNCDKFQLVIPYAGVKLECMVIFQSSAPDCPPDFVFSDERFFAPLNQVESLCSWDVRKPDALLKVLKEIMQFYKKKQIQILDSYEQLSFEYLCLFQLQNFNEDDIEILVPDEEGSPVIFLIKLHVDYCQLFPDYYRDESDTRDYPLLLVFFPNRDSNRSYLRVYLSKKTQSIVTIDENFQLPDDVTDNYLTRYIIALENELKTKIQLAASRYERRRMYFVKFLTHFDKCIIKYDSTLYTTMTLLLEEGDFYFILEITLPDDFPIGTPALLFRSVYHYYKKDPFTASVDNYPYCPTWPLQKVLEETIKFITEYVPLFRQDSAAFA, encoded by the exons GTAGATGAATGTAACATGACTGAAGGGGAAACGAAAGAAATAGTGTTGACTACTGTTTTTGCCCCTCATATTCAAAAACATGCTCAAGTGCTTTTAACAGAGCCTAACATTGGATTATGTCGTAGACAAGTCGAAATATTTAATCCCAAGCCATCTTTTCCATCTTATGATGAAGAAGAATCTAATTGTGATAAATTCCAACTAGTGATTCCTTATGCTGGTGTGAAACTTGAATGTATGGTAATATTTCAGTCTTCAGCGCCTGACTGTCCACCTGATTTTGTATTCTCAGATGAGAGATTTTTTGCACCTCTTAATCAGGTGGAATCTTTGTGTTCGTGGGATGTGCGTAAACCAGATGCACTGTTAAAAGTCTTGAAAGagataatgcaattttataaaaagaagcaaattcaaatcttagaCAGTTATGAgcaattaagttttgaatatttgtgtttatttcaGCTTCAGAATTTTAATGAAGATGATATTGAGATCTTAGTTCCAGATGAAGAAGGAAGTCCAGTTATATTTCTCATTAAGTTGCATGTTGATTATTGCCAATTATTTCCTGATTACTATCGAGATGAATCTGATACTAGAGACTACCCTCTATTATTGGTGTTTTTTCCAAATCGTGATAGCAATAGAAGCTATCTAAGAgtgtatttgtcaaaaaaaaccCAATCTATCGTGACCATTGATGAAAATTTCCAGTTGCCAGATGATGTTACTGATAATTATCTTACTAGATATATTATTGCTCTTGAGAACGAGCTTAAAACAAAAATCCAATTAGCAGCTTCTCGTTATGAAAGAAGAAGAATGtactttgtaaaatttcttactcactttgataaatgtattattaaatatgatagtACATTGTATACTACCATGACATTATTATTAGAAGaaggtgatttttattttatccttgaAATCACTTTGCCTGATGATTTTCCTATAGGAACACCAGCACTTCTGTTCCGTTCAGTTTATCACTATTACAAAAAGGATCCTTTTACAGCATCTGTTGATAATTATCCTTACTGTCCCACCTGGCCATTGCAGAAAGTCTTAGAAGAAACCATTAAGTTTATTACTGAATATGTTCCTCTTTTTCGACAAGACAGTGCAGCTTTTGCTT ga
- the LOC129958081 gene encoding BRISC and BRCA1-A complex member 2-like isoform X2 has protein sequence MPKTRVTNRHLIYGVDECNMTEGETKEIVLTTVFAPHIQKHAQVLLTEPNIGLCRRQVEIFNPKPSFPSYDEEESNCDKFQLVIPYAGVKLECMVIFQSSAPDCPPDFVFSDERFFAPLNQVESLCSWDVRKPDALLKVLKEIMQFYKKKQIQILDSYEQLSFEYLCLFQLQNFNEDDIEILVPDEEGSPVIFLIKLHVDYCQLFPDYYRDESDTRDYPLLLVFFPNRDSNRSYLRVYLSKKTQSIVTIDENFQLPDDVTDNYLTRYIIALENELKTKIQLAASRYERRRMYFVKFLTHFDKCIIKYDSTLYTTMTLLLEEGDFYFILEITLPDDFPIGTPALLFRSVYHYYKKDPFTASVDNYPYCPTWPLQKVLEETIKFITEYVPLFRQDSAAFA, from the exons GTAGATGAATGTAACATGACTGAAGGGGAAACGAAAGAAATAGTGTTGACTACTGTTTTTGCCCCTCATATTCAAAAACATGCTCAAGTGCTTTTAACAGAGCCTAACATTGGATTATGTCGTAGACAAGTCGAAATATTTAATCCCAAGCCATCTTTTCCATCTTATGATGAAGAAGAATCTAATTGTGATAAATTCCAACTAGTGATTCCTTATGCTGGTGTGAAACTTGAATGTATGGTAATATTTCAGTCTTCAGCGCCTGACTGTCCACCTGATTTTGTATTCTCAGATGAGAGATTTTTTGCACCTCTTAATCAGGTGGAATCTTTGTGTTCGTGGGATGTGCGTAAACCAGATGCACTGTTAAAAGTCTTGAAAGagataatgcaattttataaaaagaagcaaattcaaatcttagaCAGTTATGAgcaattaagttttgaatatttgtgtttatttcaGCTTCAGAATTTTAATGAAGATGATATTGAGATCTTAGTTCCAGATGAAGAAGGAAGTCCAGTTATATTTCTCATTAAGTTGCATGTTGATTATTGCCAATTATTTCCTGATTACTATCGAGATGAATCTGATACTAGAGACTACCCTCTATTATTGGTGTTTTTTCCAAATCGTGATAGCAATAGAAGCTATCTAAGAgtgtatttgtcaaaaaaaaccCAATCTATCGTGACCATTGATGAAAATTTCCAGTTGCCAGATGATGTTACTGATAATTATCTTACTAGATATATTATTGCTCTTGAGAACGAGCTTAAAACAAAAATCCAATTAGCAGCTTCTCGTTATGAAAGAAGAAGAATGtactttgtaaaatttcttactcactttgataaatgtattattaaatatgatagtACATTGTATACTACCATGACATTATTATTAGAAGaaggtgatttttattttatccttgaAATCACTTTGCCTGATGATTTTCCTATAGGAACACCAGCACTTCTGTTCCGTTCAGTTTATCACTATTACAAAAAGGATCCTTTTACAGCATCTGTTGATAATTATCCTTACTGTCCCACCTGGCCATTGCAGAAAGTCTTAGAAGAAACCATTAAGTTTATTACTGAATATGTTCCTCTTTTTCGACAAGACAGTGCAGCTTTTGCTT ga
- the LOC129958082 gene encoding BRISC and BRCA1-A complex member 2-like isoform X1, translating into MPKTRVTNRHLIYGVDECNMTEGETKKIVLTTVFAPHVKKHAQVLLTEPNIGLCRRQVEIFNPKPSFPSYDEEESNCDKFQLVIPYAGVKLECMVIFQSSAPDCPPDFVFSDHRFFAPLNQVESLCSWDVRKPDALLKVLKEIMQFYKKKQIQILDRYEQLSFEYLCLFQLQNFNEDDIEILVPNEQESPVIFLIKLHVDYCQLFPDYYRDESDTRDYPLLLVFFPNRDSNRSYQRVYLSKKTQSIVTIDENFQLPDDVTDNYLTRYIIALENELKTKIQLAASRYERRRMYFVKFLTHFDKCIIEYDSTLYTTMALLLEEGDFYFILEITLPDDFPIGTPALLFRSVYHYYKKDPFTASVDNYPYCPTWPLQKVLEETIKFITEYVPLFRQDSAAFA; encoded by the exons atgcCAAAAACAAGAGTAACTAATCGCCACCTTATTTATGGg GTAGATGAATGTAACATGACTGAAGGGGAAACGAAAAAAATAGTGTTGACTACTGTTTTTGCCCCTCATGTTAAAAAACATGCTCAAGTGCTTTTAACAGAGCCTAACATTGGATTATGTCGTAGACAAGTGGAAATATTTAATCCCAAGCCATCTTTTCCATCTTATGATGAAGAAGAATCTAATTGTGATAAATTCCAACTAGTGATTCCTTATGCTGGTGTGAAACTTGAATGTATGGTAATATTTCAGTCTTCAGCGCCTGACTGTCCACCTGATTTTGTATTCTCAGATCATAGATTTTTTGCACCTCTTAATCAGGTGGAATCTTTGTGTTCGTGGGATGTGCGTAAACCAGATGCACTGTTAAAAGTCTTGAAAGagataatgcaattttataaaaaaaagcaaattcaaatcttagaCCGTTATGAgcaattaagttttgaatatttgtgtttatttcaGCTTCAGAATTTTAATGAAGATGATATTGAGATCTTAGTTCCAAATGAACAAGAAAGTCcagttatatttcttattaaattgcaTGTTGATTATTGCCAATTATTTCCTGATTACTATCGAGATGAATCTGATACTAGAGACTACCCTCTATTATTGGTGTTTTTTCCAAATCGTGATAGCAATAGAAGCTATCAAAGAgtgtatttgtcaaaaaaaaccCAATCTATCGTGACCATTGATGAAAATTTCCAGTTGCCAGATGATGTTACTGATAATTATCTTACTAGATATATTATTGCTCTTGAGAACGAGCTTAAAACAAAAATCCAATTAGCAGCTTCTCGTTATGAAAGAAGAAGAATGtactttgtaaaatttcttactCACTTTGATAAATGTATTATTGAATATGATAGTACATTGTATACTACCATGGCATTATTATTAGAAGAAGgtgatttttatttcatccttGAAATCACTTTGCCTGATGATTTTCCTATAGGAACACCAGCACTTCTGTTCCGTTCAGTTTATCACTATTACAAAAAGGATCCTTTTACAGCATCTGTTGATAATTATCCTTACTGTCCCACCTGGCCATTGCAGAAAGTCTTAGAAGAAACCATTAAGTTTATTACTGAATATGTTCCTCTTTTTCGACAAGACAGTGCAGCTTTTGCTT ga
- the LOC129958082 gene encoding BRISC and BRCA1-A complex member 2-like isoform X2, whose product MTEGETKKIVLTTVFAPHVKKHAQVLLTEPNIGLCRRQVEIFNPKPSFPSYDEEESNCDKFQLVIPYAGVKLECMVIFQSSAPDCPPDFVFSDHRFFAPLNQVESLCSWDVRKPDALLKVLKEIMQFYKKKQIQILDRYEQLSFEYLCLFQLQNFNEDDIEILVPNEQESPVIFLIKLHVDYCQLFPDYYRDESDTRDYPLLLVFFPNRDSNRSYQRVYLSKKTQSIVTIDENFQLPDDVTDNYLTRYIIALENELKTKIQLAASRYERRRMYFVKFLTHFDKCIIEYDSTLYTTMALLLEEGDFYFILEITLPDDFPIGTPALLFRSVYHYYKKDPFTASVDNYPYCPTWPLQKVLEETIKFITEYVPLFRQDSAAFA is encoded by the exons ATGACTGAAGGGGAAACGAAAAAAATAGTGTTGACTACTGTTTTTGCCCCTCATGTTAAAAAACATGCTCAAGTGCTTTTAACAGAGCCTAACATTGGATTATGTCGTAGACAAGTGGAAATATTTAATCCCAAGCCATCTTTTCCATCTTATGATGAAGAAGAATCTAATTGTGATAAATTCCAACTAGTGATTCCTTATGCTGGTGTGAAACTTGAATGTATGGTAATATTTCAGTCTTCAGCGCCTGACTGTCCACCTGATTTTGTATTCTCAGATCATAGATTTTTTGCACCTCTTAATCAGGTGGAATCTTTGTGTTCGTGGGATGTGCGTAAACCAGATGCACTGTTAAAAGTCTTGAAAGagataatgcaattttataaaaaaaagcaaattcaaatcttagaCCGTTATGAgcaattaagttttgaatatttgtgtttatttcaGCTTCAGAATTTTAATGAAGATGATATTGAGATCTTAGTTCCAAATGAACAAGAAAGTCcagttatatttcttattaaattgcaTGTTGATTATTGCCAATTATTTCCTGATTACTATCGAGATGAATCTGATACTAGAGACTACCCTCTATTATTGGTGTTTTTTCCAAATCGTGATAGCAATAGAAGCTATCAAAGAgtgtatttgtcaaaaaaaaccCAATCTATCGTGACCATTGATGAAAATTTCCAGTTGCCAGATGATGTTACTGATAATTATCTTACTAGATATATTATTGCTCTTGAGAACGAGCTTAAAACAAAAATCCAATTAGCAGCTTCTCGTTATGAAAGAAGAAGAATGtactttgtaaaatttcttactCACTTTGATAAATGTATTATTGAATATGATAGTACATTGTATACTACCATGGCATTATTATTAGAAGAAGgtgatttttatttcatccttGAAATCACTTTGCCTGATGATTTTCCTATAGGAACACCAGCACTTCTGTTCCGTTCAGTTTATCACTATTACAAAAAGGATCCTTTTACAGCATCTGTTGATAATTATCCTTACTGTCCCACCTGGCCATTGCAGAAAGTCTTAGAAGAAACCATTAAGTTTATTACTGAATATGTTCCTCTTTTTCGACAAGACAGTGCAGCTTTTGCTT ga